A stretch of Leptospirales bacterium DNA encodes these proteins:
- a CDS encoding 1-acyl-sn-glycerol-3-phosphate acyltransferase, with the protein MSEQEQNKDGGFAAPWQREFFQNIEGFVKGGLEELKAKELLVKFLKLSSETPMPKVMDSFREDGALEKVGVYTMKSPPIRDFMVQFFDPLMRNFTVEGKENLSQIVPLLGKFPMVLIANHLSHFDTAAIYNLLYREGSEARRLADSLVFIAGRLAFEPDFTRLGLYMIDSLLVCSKKDMQDNPAMADLMTRINMRSFRQAQQLQKDGKVIAVFPEG; encoded by the coding sequence ATGAGCGAACAAGAACAGAACAAAGATGGCGGATTCGCGGCCCCCTGGCAGCGCGAGTTTTTCCAGAACATTGAAGGATTTGTAAAAGGCGGCCTCGAAGAACTGAAAGCCAAAGAGTTGCTGGTCAAATTCCTGAAACTCTCCTCGGAAACGCCAATGCCGAAGGTTATGGACAGCTTCCGGGAAGACGGCGCGCTGGAAAAGGTCGGCGTTTACACCATGAAGTCGCCGCCGATCCGCGACTTTATGGTGCAATTCTTCGATCCCTTGATGCGCAACTTCACCGTCGAGGGCAAAGAGAACCTCTCGCAAATTGTGCCGCTGCTGGGCAAGTTCCCGATGGTCCTGATTGCCAACCACTTGAGCCATTTTGACACCGCGGCCATCTACAATCTGCTTTATCGCGAAGGCAGCGAGGCGCGGCGTCTGGCCGATTCGTTGGTCTTCATTGCCGGTCGACTGGCCTTTGAGCCGGACTTTACGCGCCTTGGCCTGTACATGATTGATTCGCTGCTGGTCTGCTCCAAGAAGGACATGCAGGACAACCCGGCAATGGCCGACTTGATGACGCGCATCAACATGCGCTCCTTTCGCCAGGCGCAGCAGCTGCAAAAGGACGGCAAGGTCATCGCAGTTTTTCCAGAGGG
- a CDS encoding M23 family metallopeptidase: MRERLAEILARIHKRGRERLTIMVIPHTEQKILNLHVSIYAISITIAVATLGLLLSMISLVGKSGEDIQYYDMGLTNSQFNLQSVKMAEEMLPLHEIINDYANTIGELYVKLDGQDTAQSGEGGAAQAVIDTEIADLRRLVAECRSQGEACSQELTEEILRRVIFLSRQDNHNLRRAVEVSEKILAELNTREKQNLLRNTPGIWPVHGYLMTPYGLQTDQLEGRQRFQRGIAIGALPGAEVVATAPGEVLDVSYDASYGLQIRINHRYGIKTFYAHLDRTRVKKGETVSRGQVIGYVGKTGAAPVYMLYYEVHVGTVAYNPHAFLNHLQDQWLIQPRT; the protein is encoded by the coding sequence TTGCGCGAGCGGCTGGCCGAGATTCTGGCGCGCATCCACAAGCGCGGCCGCGAGCGCTTGACGATCATGGTCATCCCGCATACAGAGCAGAAGATCCTGAATCTGCACGTTTCGATCTACGCCATCTCCATTACGATTGCTGTGGCGACGCTGGGTCTGCTCCTTTCGATGATCAGTCTGGTCGGGAAGAGCGGCGAGGACATTCAGTACTACGATATGGGTCTCACCAACTCGCAGTTCAATCTGCAGAGCGTCAAGATGGCGGAGGAGATGCTGCCGCTGCATGAAATCATCAATGACTATGCTAACACCATTGGCGAATTGTATGTGAAGCTGGATGGACAGGACACTGCGCAGAGCGGCGAGGGCGGCGCGGCGCAGGCCGTGATCGATACGGAGATTGCCGATCTGCGCAGGCTGGTGGCGGAATGCCGCAGCCAGGGCGAGGCCTGCAGCCAGGAACTGACCGAGGAAATCCTGCGGCGAGTGATCTTTCTGTCCCGTCAGGATAACCACAATCTGCGTCGCGCGGTGGAGGTTTCAGAGAAGATCCTTGCCGAACTGAATACTCGCGAAAAGCAAAATCTGCTGCGCAACACGCCAGGCATCTGGCCGGTCCACGGTTACTTGATGACTCCCTACGGATTGCAGACCGATCAATTGGAGGGCCGTCAGCGCTTCCAGCGCGGCATTGCCATCGGCGCGTTGCCGGGGGCCGAGGTGGTGGCAACCGCGCCCGGCGAGGTGCTGGACGTGTCCTATGATGCCTCCTACGGACTGCAGATTCGAATCAATCATCGCTATGGCATTAAGACTTTCTACGCTCATCTCGATCGGACGCGGGTTAAGAAAGGGGAGACGGTCAGTCGCGGGCAGGTCATTGGCTATGTGGGCAAGACCGGCGCTGCGCCCGTATATATGTTGTATTACGAAGTCCATGTGGGAACTGTGGCCTACAATCCGCACGCCTTCCTGAATCACCTGCAAGACCAATGGCTGATACAACCGAGAACCTGA
- a CDS encoding polymer-forming cytoskeletal protein, whose protein sequence is MADTTENLIVNSLIGEGSEFRGEFKVKDLIRIDGYFKGNIITEGKVLVGRAGLVETDLRAGVVVVGGEVRGSIHADRRVTLLSTSKVYGDIVTRSLVVEEGVVFEGRCTINRGPQLVQAKAS, encoded by the coding sequence ATGGCTGATACAACCGAGAACCTGATCGTCAACAGCCTGATTGGCGAGGGCTCCGAATTCCGCGGCGAGTTCAAGGTCAAGGACCTGATTCGCATCGACGGCTATTTCAAAGGCAATATCATCACCGAAGGCAAGGTGCTGGTCGGTCGCGCTGGCTTGGTCGAAACGGATCTGCGCGCCGGCGTGGTCGTCGTCGGCGGAGAGGTGCGCGGCTCGATTCATGCCGATCGTCGCGTGACCTTGCTTTCCACCAGCAAGGTCTACGGCGATATTGTGACGCGCAGCCTGGTGGTAGAAGAGGGCGTGGTCTTCGAGGGTCGCTGTACGATCAATCGCGGCCCACAGCTGGTCCAGGCGAAAGCCAGTTAA